One stretch of Chryseobacterium sp. LJ668 DNA includes these proteins:
- a CDS encoding outer membrane beta-barrel family protein, translated as MKTFFTPIAFLTGILAYSQTNNDTIKSKEKEIEAVTLTYKKPTVESKADRTVFNVSNSSILAGNTTWDILRMTPLLSVDSNDLLKAEGESVTVYINDRKSVFTGKELKDYLQTIPADNLLKIEVITSPSSRYEATGSVVNIVLKKRDDEGIKGSVTFNNRQNTQNSQYTNLNLNYHRKKFTQTLIGSYSDNTFVQKNAFLNTVYENNILTTGRAVSVYRGKNPSLSSTSEFEINDKNTVGVVLEMYRGKRNNSSEADGIRTIDDVLDYSYDQFQNASQLSRSLGTNVFYKYYDKDKNRILDINLGTNYNDQDDHNNFLRNTVSSIDTSVSEIGLLTDSKNRNYFIKIDYTHQLGKSGGNFEVGGKMDINNNAIANNLSGNLLDGLSTKDVFHYEDHINSLYFNYSKTFFKKLEARVGIRYEYMDYKIRQDIAGTSRNDSYGNFLPNILLKYSFSDQYDLSLTYNKNLWRPWYSEFNPFMQPTSEGFYSRGNIGLDPNPSDRVSMKLGFLKKYFLSARYLYTDQDYWTSYLTEGDKIISQETNFPGKVHKYSVYTSTNQSFLKNKLNVNLSLGWNYIDNSDFNTRNKLNGASNSISYWAGSTNVSYTNLFNKNINLSAWVEVSNQNNGNSYANRTNVFHNLSATKIFPKTQMEISVQLINIFSRPNFDSTSFNQIGSFRNSNKSDWYGVSLSFVKRFGNQKVKENTKTDVEKSDGGEK; from the coding sequence ATGAAAACCTTCTTTACACCGATCGCATTCTTAACAGGAATTCTTGCTTATTCACAAACGAATAATGATACGATAAAATCAAAAGAGAAAGAAATAGAAGCCGTTACCTTGACCTATAAAAAACCAACAGTTGAATCTAAAGCTGACCGCACTGTTTTTAATGTGTCCAACAGTTCTATTCTTGCAGGAAATACGACCTGGGATATTTTAAGGATGACCCCTTTGCTCAGTGTCGACAGCAACGATCTCTTAAAAGCAGAGGGAGAATCTGTAACCGTATATATCAACGACAGAAAATCAGTTTTTACAGGAAAAGAACTCAAAGACTATCTGCAAACCATTCCTGCAGATAATCTGCTGAAGATCGAAGTGATTACAAGCCCGTCATCCAGATATGAAGCTACGGGTTCTGTAGTGAATATTGTTCTTAAAAAACGTGATGACGAAGGTATAAAAGGCAGTGTTACCTTCAACAACAGGCAAAATACTCAAAATTCGCAATACACCAATTTAAATTTAAATTATCACAGGAAAAAATTTACACAGACTTTAATAGGGAGTTACAGCGATAATACTTTTGTGCAGAAAAATGCCTTCCTCAATACGGTATATGAAAATAATATCCTCACGACAGGAAGAGCAGTTAGCGTTTATAGAGGTAAAAATCCTTCGTTGTCTTCAACATCTGAGTTTGAGATCAATGATAAAAATACGGTTGGAGTTGTTTTGGAAATGTACCGTGGGAAAAGAAACAATTCTTCCGAAGCAGATGGGATACGCACCATTGATGATGTTCTCGATTATTCTTATGATCAGTTCCAAAACGCATCACAGCTCAGCCGTTCGTTGGGAACGAATGTTTTCTACAAATATTATGACAAAGATAAAAACAGAATTCTGGATATCAATCTAGGAACCAACTATAATGACCAGGACGATCATAATAATTTTCTTAGAAATACAGTTTCAAGCATCGATACTTCTGTAAGTGAAATTGGATTACTAACCGACAGTAAAAACAGAAATTATTTCATTAAAATTGATTACACCCATCAGTTGGGAAAATCCGGTGGGAATTTTGAAGTCGGCGGTAAGATGGATATTAATAATAACGCCATTGCAAACAATTTATCCGGAAATCTGCTTGACGGTCTCAGTACAAAAGATGTTTTCCATTATGAAGATCATATTAATTCTTTATACTTCAATTATTCTAAAACTTTCTTTAAAAAATTGGAAGCCAGAGTGGGAATCCGGTATGAATATATGGATTACAAAATCCGTCAGGATATTGCCGGAACTTCGAGAAATGATTCATACGGTAACTTTTTGCCCAATATTCTGTTGAAATATTCTTTTTCTGACCAATATGATCTGAGTCTTACGTATAACAAAAATCTGTGGCGGCCTTGGTATTCGGAGTTTAACCCTTTTATGCAGCCCACAAGCGAAGGATTTTATTCCCGTGGAAACATCGGTCTGGATCCCAATCCTAGCGACAGGGTTTCTATGAAGTTAGGATTTTTAAAGAAATATTTTCTTTCCGCAAGATACCTGTACACCGATCAGGATTACTGGACGTCTTATCTGACGGAGGGGGATAAAATTATTTCCCAGGAAACCAATTTCCCGGGTAAAGTGCACAAATATTCTGTGTATACCAGTACCAACCAGTCGTTTTTGAAGAATAAATTAAATGTCAACCTGAGCCTGGGCTGGAATTATATCGACAACAGTGATTTCAATACCAGAAACAAGCTGAACGGCGCAAGCAACTCTATCAGCTACTGGGCGGGATCTACCAATGTATCTTATACTAATCTCTTTAACAAAAATATTAATCTGAGCGCTTGGGTTGAAGTCTCAAATCAGAATAACGGGAATTCTTATGCGAACAGAACCAATGTTTTTCATAATCTTTCCGCTACCAAAATATTTCCCAAAACACAGATGGAAATCAGTGTACAGCTGATCAATATTTTCAGCAGACCCAATTTTGATTCAACCTCCTTCAACCAGATCGGCAGCTTCAGAAATTCAAATAAATCAGATTGGTACGGAGTTTCACTTTCATTTGTGAAACGTTTTGGAAACCAAAAAGTAAAAGAAAATACCAAAACGGATGTTGAGAAAAGCGACGGTGGAGAAAAATAA
- a CDS encoding histone H1, whose amino-acid sequence MKELIEKINAEFEAFTTEATQQSEKGNKAAGTRARKSALELSKLFKDFRKVSVEESKK is encoded by the coding sequence ATGAAAGAACTTATTGAAAAAATCAACGCAGAATTTGAAGCGTTCACCACAGAAGCAACTCAACAATCTGAGAAAGGAAACAAAGCAGCGGGTACAAGAGCTCGTAAATCAGCTTTAGAATTGAGCAAATTGTTTAAAGACTTCAGAAAAGTTTCTGTAGAAGAATCTAAGAAATAA
- a CDS encoding Tex family protein produces MNTTDYIKNTLPISDKSIQATLKLFSEDCTIPFISRYRKDATGNLDEIQIEQIFKLNKQFDEIVKRKESILKSIEEQNALTSELQQRINESFDLQELEDLYLPFKKRRKTKADVAKEKGLEPLAKIIMSQKSNDLQHLASRYLNDLVTSEEEALQGARDIMAEWINENMYVRKNLRRLFQRKALITSKVVKAKKNEEGAQKFSQYFEWEESLSRTPSHRLLAMLRAETEGFVKTNIGIDKEEAIDFIENAIIKSRNESSEQIALAIKDSYKRLLEPAISNETLQEAREKADQKAIEIFSENLSQLLLAPPLGEKRILAIDPGYKSGCKVVCIDEKGDLLHNETIYPHAPQNESGMAMKKIRSMVNAYQIQAISIGNGTASRETEFFIKKIAFDKPLQVFVVSEAGASVYSASKIAREEFPNYDVTVRGAVSIGRRLADPLAELVKIDAKSIGVGQYQHDVDQTQLKNELDATVMKCVNSVGINLNTASKSLLSYVSGIGEKMAENIVNYRAENGAFEDRKQLKKVPRLGEKAYQQAAAFIRIANGKNPLDQSAVHPEAYGIVEKMAIDLGITTTELIANKEKIAQINPEKYTNETIGILGIKDILKELEKPGLDPRKAAKVFEFDPNVKSIKNVKTGMILPGIVNNITAFGCFVDLGIKESGLVHISQLKEGFVSDVNEVVKLHQHVQVKVTEVDEARKRIQLSMIL; encoded by the coding sequence ATGAATACGACCGACTATATCAAAAATACCCTCCCAATATCTGATAAAAGCATCCAGGCTACTTTAAAGCTCTTTTCGGAAGACTGCACCATTCCCTTTATTTCGAGGTATCGTAAAGATGCTACCGGAAACCTGGATGAAATACAGATCGAACAGATTTTTAAACTGAATAAGCAGTTTGATGAAATTGTAAAGCGGAAGGAAAGCATTCTGAAATCGATTGAAGAGCAAAATGCTTTAACCTCAGAACTACAACAGAGAATTAACGAAAGCTTTGATCTCCAGGAACTGGAAGATCTGTATCTGCCCTTTAAAAAACGCAGGAAAACAAAAGCGGATGTTGCCAAAGAAAAAGGCCTGGAACCTCTTGCCAAAATCATCATGAGCCAGAAATCAAATGATCTGCAGCATTTGGCTTCAAGGTATCTAAACGATCTGGTCACGTCCGAAGAAGAAGCTTTGCAGGGCGCAAGGGATATCATGGCAGAATGGATCAACGAAAATATGTACGTCCGGAAAAATCTCCGCCGATTGTTTCAGCGGAAAGCACTCATTACCTCAAAGGTGGTCAAGGCAAAAAAAAATGAGGAAGGAGCACAGAAGTTTTCCCAATATTTTGAATGGGAAGAAAGCCTCAGCAGAACGCCTTCTCATAGACTTTTAGCGATGCTGCGGGCCGAAACCGAGGGTTTTGTGAAAACAAACATTGGAATTGATAAAGAAGAAGCGATTGATTTTATAGAAAATGCCATCATCAAGTCAAGAAATGAAAGTTCGGAACAGATTGCTTTAGCCATAAAAGACTCTTACAAAAGGCTGTTGGAACCTGCTATCTCTAATGAAACATTACAGGAGGCTAGAGAAAAAGCCGATCAGAAAGCCATTGAGATTTTCTCGGAAAACCTGAGCCAGCTGCTTTTAGCCCCGCCATTGGGTGAGAAAAGAATTCTGGCCATCGATCCCGGCTACAAAAGCGGCTGCAAGGTCGTATGCATTGATGAAAAGGGCGATCTGCTGCATAACGAAACGATCTATCCTCACGCTCCGCAAAACGAAAGCGGAATGGCGATGAAGAAAATCCGTTCGATGGTGAATGCTTATCAGATTCAGGCGATCTCTATCGGAAATGGAACGGCAAGCCGGGAAACAGAATTTTTTATTAAAAAAATCGCTTTCGACAAGCCGCTGCAGGTTTTTGTGGTATCAGAAGCGGGTGCTTCGGTCTATTCCGCCAGTAAAATTGCCCGGGAAGAATTTCCGAATTACGATGTAACGGTACGTGGAGCCGTCTCAATCGGAAGAAGACTGGCCGACCCGTTGGCTGAACTGGTAAAAATCGATGCCAAATCGATCGGGGTCGGTCAGTATCAGCACGATGTCGACCAGACCCAGCTGAAAAATGAGCTGGATGCTACCGTGATGAAGTGCGTGAATTCTGTTGGAATCAACCTGAATACCGCAAGCAAATCTCTGTTAAGCTATGTCTCAGGAATCGGTGAAAAGATGGCTGAAAACATTGTCAACTACCGTGCAGAAAATGGCGCTTTTGAAGACCGTAAACAATTGAAAAAAGTTCCGAGACTGGGTGAAAAAGCCTATCAGCAGGCAGCTGCATTTATCAGGATTGCGAACGGTAAAAATCCGTTGGATCAATCAGCAGTACATCCTGAAGCTTACGGAATTGTTGAAAAAATGGCGATAGATTTAGGTATTACAACAACTGAACTGATTGCCAATAAAGAAAAAATCGCACAGATCAATCCGGAAAAATACACCAACGAAACTATCGGTATTTTGGGAATCAAAGATATTCTGAAAGAACTTGAGAAACCCGGATTGGATCCCAGGAAAGCCGCTAAAGTTTTTGAGTTTGACCCGAATGTAAAAAGCATTAAAAATGTAAAGACCGGAATGATTCTTCCCGGAATTGTCAACAACATTACTGCGTTCGGATGCTTTGTAGATCTGGGCATCAAAGAAAGCGGACTGGTACATATTTCACAATTAAAAGAAGGTTTTGTATCTGATGTGAATGAAGTGGTGAAGCTGCATCAGCACGTACAGGTCAAAGTAACGGAAGTGGATGAAGCGAGAAAGAGAATTCAGCTGAGTATGATTTTATAA
- a CDS encoding helix-turn-helix domain-containing protein, with product MKTKLNRQVTEDPLMEAVLVLLSEILETLKQTHKHDALYYDSADVKRLLNISDSTLSRIRKSQSIPCVRIGKKLFYPKSFFNKAFKK from the coding sequence ATGAAAACAAAATTAAACCGGCAGGTAACGGAAGACCCGCTAATGGAGGCTGTTCTGGTGCTCCTTTCAGAAATTTTGGAAACGTTGAAGCAAACGCATAAGCACGATGCGCTGTATTATGACAGTGCAGATGTCAAGCGGCTGCTGAATATCAGCGACAGCACGCTGAGCCGTATCAGGAAATCACAGAGTATTCCTTGTGTCAGGATTGGCAAGAAGTTATTTTATCCTAAATCATTTTTCAATAAAGCCTTCAAAAAGTGA